In Amycolatopsis sp. EV170708-02-1, the following are encoded in one genomic region:
- a CDS encoding tryptophan-rich sensory protein, with protein MSTVPSPPTHHRRLRWQALAGFIAMSAIVGVVAALAVATRSEAHNALVRPSWAPPGWLYGPTWTALLLLVAVAGWCYWRTDGETRGFAFYGVCLLLTLLWTPLFFAGGAHALALADVVVLDFMVPVTMMEFGRRSKLAAWLLVPYLLWLLYSTAVNAAVVWLN; from the coding sequence GTGTCCACGGTGCCGTCACCACCGACCCACCACCGTCGCCTGCGCTGGCAGGCCTTGGCCGGCTTCATCGCCATGTCGGCGATCGTCGGCGTCGTGGCCGCGCTGGCCGTGGCCACCCGTTCCGAAGCGCACAACGCGCTGGTCCGTCCGTCGTGGGCGCCGCCGGGCTGGCTCTACGGTCCGACGTGGACGGCCCTGCTCCTCCTGGTCGCCGTCGCGGGCTGGTGCTACTGGCGGACCGACGGCGAGACGCGCGGCTTCGCCTTCTACGGCGTCTGCCTGCTGCTGACCCTGCTGTGGACGCCGCTGTTCTTCGCCGGCGGAGCGCACGCCCTGGCTCTGGCCGACGTCGTCGTCCTGGATTTCATGGTGCCCGTCACGATGATGGAGTTCGGGCGCCGGTCGAAGCTCGCCGCCTGGCTGCTGGTGCCGTATCTGCTGTGGCTGCTCTACTCGACCGCGGTCAACGCCGCCGTCGTCTGGCTCAACTGA
- the hemB gene encoding porphobilinogen synthase, producing the protein MFPEHRPRRLRTTPAMRRLVGETTLRPRQLILPMFVAEGAEAPRPIASMPGVVQHTRDTLRKAAVEAVNAGVGGLMLFGIPKTRDAEGSGAIDPNGILNVALRDLRSELGDATVLMADTCLDEFTDHGHCGVLDADGGVDNDATLRLYAEMGLAQAEAGAHLLGPSGMMDGQVGVIRAALDRAGRTDTGILAYSAKFASAFFGPFREAVDSQLKGDRKTYQQDPGNVREALREIELDIAEGADMVMVKPALSYLDVVRAAAEASTVPVAAYNISGEYAMVEAAAANGWLDREKTILEVLTSIRRAGADMILTYWAAEAAAWLD; encoded by the coding sequence GTGTTTCCCGAACATCGTCCCCGCAGGCTCCGTACCACTCCGGCGATGCGCAGGCTGGTCGGTGAGACGACGCTGCGCCCACGTCAGCTGATCCTCCCGATGTTCGTGGCCGAGGGCGCCGAAGCGCCCCGCCCGATCGCCAGCATGCCGGGCGTCGTCCAGCACACCCGAGACACGCTGCGCAAGGCTGCCGTCGAGGCCGTCAACGCCGGTGTCGGCGGTCTGATGCTGTTCGGCATCCCGAAGACGCGGGACGCCGAGGGCTCCGGCGCGATCGACCCGAACGGCATCCTCAACGTCGCCCTGCGCGACCTGAGGTCCGAGCTCGGCGACGCGACGGTCCTGATGGCGGACACGTGCCTCGACGAATTCACCGACCACGGCCATTGCGGCGTCCTCGACGCCGACGGCGGCGTCGACAACGACGCGACCCTGCGCCTGTACGCGGAAATGGGTCTGGCACAGGCGGAAGCGGGGGCGCATCTGCTCGGCCCCAGCGGCATGATGGACGGCCAGGTCGGCGTCATCCGCGCCGCGCTCGACCGCGCCGGGCGCACCGACACCGGCATCCTCGCGTACTCGGCGAAGTTCGCCAGCGCGTTCTTCGGCCCCTTCCGCGAGGCCGTCGATTCGCAGCTGAAGGGCGACCGGAAGACGTACCAGCAGGATCCGGGCAACGTGCGTGAGGCGCTGCGCGAGATCGAGCTGGACATCGCCGAGGGCGCCGACATGGTGATGGTCAAGCCCGCGCTGTCCTATCTGGACGTCGTCAGGGCCGCCGCCGAGGCGTCGACCGTTCCCGTCGCGGCGTACAACATCTCGGGCGAGTACGCGATGGTCGAGGCCGCAGCGGCGAACGGCTGGCTCGACCGCGAGAAGACGATCCTCGAGGTGCTGACCTCGATCCGCCGTGCGGGCGCGGACATGATCCTGACCTACTGGGCCGCCGAAGCCGCAGCTTGGCTGGACTAG
- a CDS encoding Nramp family divalent metal transporter — protein sequence MSSSTVTDQLEEPPVGWRARLRQVGPGIMAAATGVGAGDLVATMVAGSRFGYTLLWAVLVGTIFKLALAEAVGRWHLTSGRTILSGWRSLGIWALIYFGIYAVIWGFVYGATAMSASGLPLNALFPALSVRYWAMICGLLGFALVWFGRYAIIEKLMTVLVGVMFVTVVGTAILVVPNFAELFKGAVPTLPDGSLVYVLGLVGGVGGTITMAAYGYWTLAKGWRSSKWLPMMRTDNAVGYVMTGIFVIAMLIVGAELLLGQKIISGDKGLLFLGDTLAADYGQWARIPFLIGFFAVSFTSVIGVWHGVSLLFADWWRILRLPKDATESVETYEKKAGERSAAYRGYVLWLTFPPMALLFLDQPFQLTVIYGVLGALFMPFLAATLLVLLNTSRVPREGRSRWLSNGLLVVCLAMFAYLAYTEVVKFFS from the coding sequence ATGTCGAGCTCAACGGTGACCGACCAACTGGAAGAACCGCCCGTCGGCTGGCGCGCACGGCTGCGCCAGGTCGGGCCAGGGATCATGGCCGCGGCGACCGGGGTCGGCGCGGGCGACCTCGTCGCGACGATGGTGGCCGGATCGCGCTTCGGGTACACGCTCCTGTGGGCGGTGCTCGTCGGCACGATCTTCAAACTCGCGCTGGCCGAAGCCGTCGGCCGCTGGCATCTGACCTCGGGCCGGACGATCCTGTCCGGCTGGCGGTCGCTCGGGATCTGGGCGCTGATCTACTTCGGGATCTACGCGGTGATCTGGGGCTTCGTCTACGGCGCGACCGCGATGTCCGCGTCGGGGCTGCCGCTGAACGCGCTCTTCCCCGCGCTTTCGGTGCGGTACTGGGCGATGATCTGCGGCCTGCTCGGCTTCGCGCTGGTGTGGTTCGGGCGCTACGCGATCATCGAGAAACTGATGACCGTCCTGGTCGGTGTCATGTTCGTGACCGTGGTCGGCACCGCGATCCTCGTCGTGCCGAACTTCGCCGAACTGTTCAAGGGCGCCGTCCCGACGCTGCCCGACGGCTCGCTCGTCTACGTCCTCGGCCTGGTCGGCGGCGTCGGCGGCACGATCACCATGGCGGCGTACGGCTACTGGACCCTCGCGAAGGGCTGGCGTTCGTCGAAGTGGCTGCCGATGATGCGCACCGACAACGCCGTCGGCTACGTCATGACCGGGATCTTCGTGATCGCCATGCTGATCGTCGGCGCGGAACTGCTGCTGGGCCAGAAGATCATCTCGGGCGACAAGGGCCTGCTGTTCCTCGGCGACACCCTCGCCGCGGACTACGGGCAATGGGCGCGGATCCCGTTCCTCATCGGCTTCTTCGCCGTTTCGTTCACGTCGGTGATCGGTGTCTGGCACGGCGTGAGCCTGCTGTTCGCGGACTGGTGGCGCATTCTGCGGCTGCCCAAGGACGCGACGGAAAGCGTTGAGACGTATGAGAAGAAGGCCGGCGAGCGCAGCGCCGCGTACCGCGGATACGTGCTGTGGCTGACCTTCCCGCCGATGGCGTTGCTGTTCCTGGACCAGCCGTTCCAGCTCACCGTGATCTACGGCGTGCTGGGCGCGTTGTTCATGCCGTTCCTGGCGGCGACCCTGTTGGTGCTGCTGAACACTTCGCGGGTGCCGAGGGAAGGGCGTTCGCGGTGGCTTTCGAACGGGCTGCTGGTGGTGTGCCTGGCGATGTTCGCGTACCTGGCATACACGGAGGTCGTGAAGTTCTTCAGCTGA
- a CDS encoding bifunctional uroporphyrinogen-III C-methyltransferase/uroporphyrinogen-III synthase: MTPARKTTGRVAFVGSGPGDAGLLTVRAQELLAKAEVVVTDPDVPSGVLAFAAEGAEVRPAVGEAAEVAKDLVNEAKAGRLVLRLIAGDPLTQPAVVAEVQAVSRTSAVFDIIPGVSPGAAVPAYAGVALGGTHTEVDVRGDVEWAALAATPGPIVLHATSAHLAEAASALTEHGLAPTTPVAVTSNGTINTQRTLDTTLATVANEAGELVGPLIVTIGQAVGQRSKLSWWESRALYGWKVLVPRTKEQAGEMAERLRGHGATSHEVPTISVEPPRSPAQMERSVKGLVDGRYQWIVFTSTNAVRAVWEKFEEFGLDARAFSGVKIACVGESTAAKVRSFGIIPELIPEGEQSSEGLLAEFPPYDDVLDPVDRVLLPRADIATETLSAGLRERGWEIDDVTAYRTVRAAPPPAETREMIKTGGFDAVCFTSSSTVRNLVGIAGKPHTRTLVACIGPKTAETAVEFGLRVDVQPEKADVPHLVDALAEHAARLRAEGALPPPRKAKRARRS, encoded by the coding sequence ATGACCCCCGCGCGTAAGACCACCGGGCGTGTCGCCTTCGTGGGCTCGGGCCCCGGTGACGCCGGTCTGCTGACCGTCCGCGCTCAGGAGCTGCTCGCCAAGGCCGAGGTCGTGGTGACCGATCCGGACGTCCCTTCGGGCGTCCTGGCCTTCGCCGCCGAGGGCGCCGAAGTGCGCCCCGCCGTCGGCGAGGCCGCCGAGGTCGCCAAGGACCTGGTGAACGAGGCCAAGGCCGGACGCCTGGTGCTCCGGCTCATCGCCGGTGACCCGCTGACCCAGCCCGCCGTCGTCGCCGAGGTGCAGGCCGTTTCCCGGACCAGCGCCGTCTTCGACATCATCCCGGGCGTCTCGCCCGGCGCGGCCGTGCCGGCGTACGCCGGTGTCGCGCTCGGTGGCACGCACACCGAGGTCGACGTCCGTGGCGACGTCGAGTGGGCCGCGCTGGCCGCCACCCCGGGCCCGATCGTGCTGCACGCGACGTCGGCGCACCTCGCCGAGGCCGCGTCCGCGCTGACCGAGCACGGGCTGGCGCCGACCACCCCGGTCGCGGTGACCTCCAACGGCACCATCAACACCCAGCGCACCCTGGACACCACGCTGGCCACCGTCGCGAACGAGGCGGGCGAGCTCGTCGGCCCGCTCATCGTGACCATCGGCCAGGCCGTCGGCCAGCGCTCGAAGCTGTCGTGGTGGGAGTCGCGCGCGCTGTACGGCTGGAAGGTCCTGGTGCCGCGCACCAAGGAGCAGGCCGGTGAGATGGCGGAGCGGCTTCGCGGCCACGGCGCCACCTCGCACGAGGTCCCGACCATCTCGGTCGAGCCGCCGCGCAGCCCCGCGCAGATGGAGCGTTCGGTCAAGGGTCTCGTCGACGGCCGCTACCAGTGGATCGTCTTCACCTCGACCAACGCCGTCCGCGCGGTGTGGGAGAAGTTCGAGGAGTTCGGCCTCGACGCCCGCGCCTTCTCCGGCGTGAAGATCGCCTGCGTCGGCGAATCGACCGCCGCGAAGGTGCGCTCGTTCGGCATCATCCCCGAGCTGATCCCCGAGGGCGAGCAGTCCTCGGAAGGTCTCCTCGCCGAGTTCCCGCCGTACGACGACGTTCTCGACCCGGTCGACCGGGTGCTGCTGCCGCGGGCGGACATCGCCACCGAGACCCTCTCGGCCGGCCTGCGCGAACGCGGCTGGGAGATCGACGACGTGACCGCGTACCGCACCGTCCGGGCCGCGCCGCCGCCCGCCGAGACCCGCGAGATGATCAAGACCGGCGGTTTCGACGCGGTCTGCTTCACCTCGTCCTCGACCGTGCGGAACCTCGTCGGCATCGCCGGCAAGCCGCACACCCGCACGCTGGTCGCGTGCATCGGCCCGAAGACCGCGGAGACCGCCGTGGAATTCGGGCTGCGGGTCGACGTCCAGCCCGAGAAGGCCGACGTCCCGCACCTGGTCGACGCGCTCGCCGAGCACGCCGCCCGGCTCCGTGCCGAAGGCGCGCTCCCGCCGCCTCGCAAGGCGAAGCGGGCCCGCCGCTCCTGA
- the hemC gene encoding hydroxymethylbilane synthase, producing the protein MSRVIRIGTRGSKLALAQTGTIADALRATGAEVELVTVTTPGDKSSAPIPTIGVGVFTSALREALLREEVDVIVHSYKDLPTKPEPGITLAAVPRREDPRDALIARDGLTLGELPPGSTVGTGSPRRTAQLRALGLGLEIVPIRGNIDTRMRKVSDGELDAVILARAGLARIGRAEEITETLDPIQMLPAPAQGALAVECRTGDVDIEHLLGSTVDDEGTRAVATAERALLAALEAGCSAPVGALAEIVEDLDAEGRVVERISLRGTAAVEGDGDAVDMVRASALADKHEADQLGRTLAAELLDLGAGALSGPAQ; encoded by the coding sequence GTGAGCAGAGTCATCCGTATCGGGACGCGCGGCAGCAAACTCGCCCTCGCGCAGACCGGCACCATCGCCGACGCCCTGCGTGCCACCGGGGCCGAGGTCGAGCTCGTCACCGTGACGACCCCCGGCGACAAGTCGTCCGCGCCGATCCCCACGATCGGGGTCGGCGTCTTCACTTCCGCGCTGCGCGAAGCCTTGCTGCGCGAGGAAGTCGACGTCATCGTGCACTCGTACAAGGACCTGCCGACGAAGCCGGAGCCGGGCATCACGCTCGCCGCCGTGCCGCGCCGCGAGGACCCGCGTGACGCGCTGATCGCCCGCGACGGGCTGACGCTGGGCGAGCTTCCGCCCGGCTCGACCGTCGGCACCGGCTCGCCGCGGCGGACCGCGCAGCTGCGCGCGCTCGGTCTCGGTTTGGAAATCGTGCCGATCCGAGGCAATATCGACACCCGCATGCGCAAGGTGAGCGACGGAGAGCTGGACGCCGTCATCCTGGCGCGTGCCGGACTGGCCAGGATCGGCCGGGCGGAGGAGATCACCGAGACCCTCGACCCGATCCAGATGCTGCCCGCACCCGCGCAGGGTGCGCTGGCGGTGGAGTGCCGGACCGGTGACGTGGACATCGAGCACCTGCTCGGGTCCACAGTGGACGATGAAGGCACCCGTGCCGTGGCGACCGCCGAGCGGGCGTTGCTCGCGGCGCTGGAGGCCGGGTGCAGCGCACCGGTCGGAGCGCTGGCTGAGATCGTCGAGGACCTGGACGCCGAAGGGCGGGTCGTCGAGCGGATCTCGTTGCGGGGCACCGCCGCCGTCGAAGGGGACGGGGACGCGGTCGACATGGTGCGCGCTTCCGCGCTCGCCGACAAGCACGAAGCCGATCAGCTCGGCCGGACACTGGCCGCCGAGCTGCTCGACCTGGGGGCCGGTGCGCTGTCCGGCCCCGCCCAGTGA
- a CDS encoding glutamyl-tRNA reductase gives MSVLAVGLSHRSAELSTLERVAVPATDVTKVLHELQQAEHVSEAILVSTCNRIEVYAVVETFHGGLNDVSDVLARQAGMEPADLYDSLYVHYAGAAIEHLFSVTSGLDSMVVGETQILGQIRSSYATAREAGTVGRTLHELIQTTLRVGKRVHTETGLDQLGASVVSEALAAAGDIAGKHALIVGAGSMGALTASQLRKSGIGEITIANRTEERAARLAAASVEQGVPAKAVQMSGIADAVAEADVVVCCTGAQAAVFTAAHVPARAGRPLVVCDLGLPRDVDHDVAALADVTVVDLETIQRRMREAGTPTTERQTAKATGIVLDEVREYLAGQRSAEVTPTVTALRRRAAEVVDAELLRLDNRLPDLEPGVREEVGRTVRRVVDKLLHAPTVRVKQLAAETADTDYANALRELFCLDPQAPAAVASPTATPKDE, from the coding sequence ATGAGCGTGTTGGCGGTCGGGCTCTCGCACCGCAGTGCCGAGCTGAGCACCCTGGAACGCGTCGCGGTCCCCGCGACCGACGTGACCAAGGTGCTCCACGAGCTGCAGCAGGCCGAGCACGTCAGCGAGGCGATCCTCGTCTCGACCTGCAACCGCATCGAGGTCTACGCCGTCGTCGAGACCTTCCACGGCGGCCTGAACGACGTCTCCGACGTGCTCGCCCGCCAGGCCGGGATGGAGCCCGCGGACCTCTACGACTCGCTGTACGTGCACTACGCGGGCGCCGCGATCGAGCATCTGTTCTCGGTCACCTCGGGGCTGGACTCGATGGTCGTCGGCGAGACGCAGATCCTCGGCCAGATCCGGTCCTCGTACGCCACCGCGCGGGAGGCCGGCACCGTCGGCCGCACGCTGCACGAGCTGATCCAGACCACGCTGCGCGTCGGCAAACGCGTCCACACCGAGACCGGGCTGGACCAGCTGGGCGCGTCGGTGGTCTCCGAGGCGCTCGCCGCGGCCGGGGACATCGCGGGCAAGCACGCGCTGATCGTCGGCGCCGGTTCGATGGGCGCGCTGACCGCGTCCCAGCTGCGCAAGTCCGGGATCGGCGAGATCACCATCGCCAACCGCACCGAGGAGAGGGCCGCCCGCCTCGCCGCCGCGAGTGTCGAGCAGGGCGTGCCCGCGAAGGCCGTCCAGATGAGCGGGATCGCGGACGCGGTCGCCGAGGCGGACGTCGTCGTCTGCTGCACCGGTGCGCAGGCCGCGGTCTTCACCGCCGCACACGTCCCGGCCCGTGCCGGGCGCCCGCTGGTCGTCTGCGACCTCGGCCTCCCGCGTGACGTCGACCACGACGTCGCCGCACTGGCCGACGTCACCGTGGTCGACCTCGAAACCATCCAGCGCCGCATGCGGGAAGCGGGCACCCCGACCACCGAACGGCAGACCGCGAAGGCCACCGGCATCGTGCTCGACGAGGTGCGCGAGTACCTCGCCGGCCAGCGCAGCGCCGAGGTCACCCCGACGGTGACGGCGCTGCGGCGCCGGGCGGCCGAGGTGGTCGACGCCGAACTGCTGCGGCTGGACAACCGCCTGCCGGACCTCGAACCCGGGGTCCGCGAGGAGGTCGGCCGCACGGTCCGCCGCGTGGTCGACAAGCTGCTGCACGCGCCGACGGTGCGGGTCAAGCAGCTGGCCGCCGAGACGGCCGACACCGACTACGCCAACGCGCTGCGCGAGCTGTTCTGCCTCGACCCGCAGGCGCCCGCCGCCGTGGCGAGTCCCACCGCAACGCCGAAAGACGAGTGA
- a CDS encoding redox-sensing transcriptional repressor Rex: MVSQRGRRTRVTPDADNAPTAEMPAVEATAEPEAVRAKSIPEAAVARLAVYLRVLSGLAEQGATTISSEELSQAAGVNSAKLRKDLSYLGSYGTRGVGYDVQVLVSQIERILGLTRKHKVAVVGIGNLGHALANYGGFPGRGFPVEALFDLDPDLVGVPVGGLPVSHLDEIPKVCAERQISIGVIATPPTAAQSVCDRLVAGGVQCILNFAPVVLQVPAHIEVRKVDLAVELQILSFHVARRADLAANGNGGADGGPGGADNGSVNGHGNGMVVR, translated from the coding sequence GTGGTGTCGCAACGAGGCCGGCGCACCCGGGTGACACCGGACGCCGACAACGCGCCCACCGCGGAGATGCCCGCCGTCGAGGCCACCGCCGAACCGGAAGCGGTCCGCGCGAAGTCGATCCCCGAAGCCGCCGTCGCCCGCCTCGCCGTCTACCTCCGTGTCCTCTCCGGGCTGGCCGAGCAGGGCGCGACGACGATCTCCAGCGAAGAGCTCTCGCAGGCCGCGGGCGTCAACTCCGCGAAACTGCGCAAGGACCTGTCCTACCTCGGCTCGTACGGCACCCGCGGCGTCGGCTACGACGTCCAGGTGCTGGTCAGCCAGATCGAGCGCATCCTCGGCCTGACCCGCAAGCACAAGGTCGCCGTGGTCGGCATCGGTAACCTCGGGCACGCGCTGGCCAACTACGGCGGGTTCCCAGGCCGCGGGTTCCCGGTCGAGGCGCTGTTCGACCTCGACCCCGACCTGGTCGGCGTCCCGGTCGGCGGCCTCCCGGTCTCGCATCTCGACGAGATCCCCAAAGTCTGCGCCGAACGGCAGATCTCGATCGGTGTCATCGCCACTCCGCCCACCGCCGCGCAGTCGGTCTGCGACCGGCTCGTCGCAGGTGGCGTGCAGTGCATCCTGAATTTCGCCCCGGTGGTGCTGCAGGTTCCGGCACATATCGAGGTTCGCAAGGTCGATCTCGCGGTCGAGCTGCAGATCCTGTCGTTCCACGTCGCTCGTCGCGCCGATCTGGCCGCTAACGGCAACGGCGGAGCAGACGGTGGCCCCGGGGGCGCCGACAATGGCAGCGTGAACGGCCACGGCAACGGAATGGTGGTGCGCTGA
- a CDS encoding molybdopterin-dependent oxidoreductase yields the protein MDDERRLTFGQAALTGLLSLAAALGVGHLVAGFVGYTASPFVAVANFVIDHSPHAVVAWAEQTLETWDKFVLKIGLAVVLVLFALLAGQLSRRTPLPGQVIVGVLGAAGVAAVFVRTDLGQIALLAPVIATVVALVVFTRLQSFFRPKVFFDEREGEGPDRRKVLITGASVAAGAGVAALTGQIVGTRKNAEESRAAVGRLVAARTAPPIPPDADFAKLGTPPYLTPSKDFYRIDTALVVPQVRTEDWSLQIRGMVEREVTYRYEDLRSRPLIERDVTLCCVSNEVGGPYISNARWIGIDLRDLLNEAGVKPGAEQMFATSVDGWTCGTPVEAALDPRRGAMLALGMDGEPLPIEHGFPARIVIPGLYGYVSATKWVTELEITTWAERKAYWLDRGWAKEAPVKTQSRIDAPGSAVNAGKVVVSGTAWAQHTGVAKVEVRVDQGPWKEAVLSAETSKDTWRMWWTEVDVAAGQHEIAVRATDQSGYTQTQEIAGTVPDGATGWHKVTVNAR from the coding sequence GTGGACGACGAACGCAGGCTCACCTTCGGCCAAGCCGCGCTGACCGGGCTCCTGTCCCTGGCGGCCGCCCTCGGCGTGGGGCATCTCGTCGCGGGCTTCGTCGGGTACACGGCCTCGCCGTTCGTCGCCGTCGCGAACTTCGTCATCGACCACAGCCCGCACGCGGTCGTCGCCTGGGCCGAGCAGACGCTGGAGACCTGGGACAAGTTCGTCCTCAAGATCGGCCTGGCCGTGGTGCTGGTGCTGTTCGCGCTGCTCGCCGGGCAGCTCTCGCGCCGCACTCCGCTGCCGGGCCAGGTGATCGTCGGCGTGCTCGGCGCGGCCGGCGTCGCCGCGGTCTTCGTCCGTACCGACCTCGGGCAGATCGCGCTGCTGGCGCCGGTGATCGCCACCGTCGTCGCGCTCGTCGTGTTCACCCGGCTGCAGTCGTTCTTCCGCCCGAAGGTGTTCTTCGACGAGCGTGAAGGCGAAGGCCCGGACCGGCGGAAGGTGCTGATCACCGGTGCTTCGGTCGCGGCGGGGGCCGGTGTCGCCGCGCTGACCGGCCAGATCGTCGGGACCAGGAAGAACGCCGAAGAGTCGCGTGCCGCGGTCGGCAGGCTCGTCGCGGCGAGGACCGCGCCGCCGATCCCGCCCGACGCGGATTTCGCGAAGCTCGGCACCCCGCCGTATCTCACTCCTTCGAAGGATTTCTATCGGATCGACACGGCGCTGGTGGTCCCGCAGGTCCGCACCGAGGACTGGAGCCTGCAGATCCGCGGGATGGTCGAGCGCGAAGTCACCTATCGGTATGAAGATCTCCGCTCGCGGCCGCTGATCGAACGCGACGTCACCCTGTGCTGTGTCTCCAACGAGGTCGGCGGCCCGTACATCTCCAACGCCCGCTGGATCGGCATCGACCTGCGGGACCTGCTGAACGAGGCGGGTGTGAAACCCGGCGCCGAGCAGATGTTCGCGACCAGCGTCGACGGCTGGACCTGCGGAACCCCGGTCGAAGCCGCCCTGGACCCGCGGCGCGGCGCGATGCTCGCCCTCGGCATGGACGGCGAACCGCTCCCGATCGAGCACGGTTTCCCCGCGCGGATCGTGATCCCCGGGCTCTACGGCTACGTGTCCGCCACGAAATGGGTGACCGAGCTGGAGATCACCACCTGGGCGGAGCGCAAGGCGTACTGGCTCGACCGCGGCTGGGCCAAGGAAGCGCCGGTGAAGACGCAGTCGCGGATCGACGCGCCGGGCTCGGCGGTGAACGCGGGCAAGGTCGTGGTGTCGGGGACCGCGTGGGCGCAGCACACCGGCGTCGCGAAGGTCGAGGTCCGGGTCGACCAGGGGCCGTGGAAAGAGGCCGTCCTGTCGGCGGAGACGTCGAAGGACACCTGGCGGATGTGGTGGACCGAGGTCGACGTCGCCGCTGGTCAGCACGAGATCGCCGTCCGGGCCACGGACCAGTCGGGCTACACGCAGACGCAAGAGATCGCCGGAACGGTCCCGGACGGCGCCACGGGCTGGCACAAGGTGACGGTCAACGCGCGCTAG
- a CDS encoding glutaredoxin family protein gives MAHHVTVMTRTGCHLCEVAEQDIERICGELGVAWSAQDVDSDPEWRAEYGDRVPVILVDDAEHGYWRVEEDRLRKALA, from the coding sequence ATGGCGCACCACGTGACCGTCATGACCCGCACGGGCTGCCACCTGTGCGAGGTCGCGGAACAGGACATCGAGCGGATCTGCGGCGAACTGGGCGTCGCCTGGTCGGCCCAGGACGTCGACAGCGACCCCGAATGGCGGGCCGAATACGGCGACCGCGTGCCGGTGATCCTCGTCGACGACGCCGAGCACGGCTACTGGCGCGTGGAAGAGGACAGGCTCCGGAAGGCGCTGGCGTAA
- a CDS encoding AMP-binding protein, with protein MPTLLAEAARQWPGKVAVQETGGGVALTWAELDNAANGLARALLDAGIERGDRVALRLPTSAAFAVSLFGALRAGAVVVPVSPQGPSAELNGLLEHSGARLVLEREPAEELPDGVTSLSPPVTSDGAAEPVDASGAGEDIAVISYTSGTTGPPRGVMLSHRALLANLDQLSRIVPTPLVHGDRVLITIPLFHVYGLGPGLLQTTAVGATAILSERFLAERTLADCAEYRVTSIAGVPAMYAEFAAMDPEELGQGLSTVRRMTSGAAPLHPKILTALRGATGLDVYEGYGLTECAPVVTTTLVTGYPKPGSVGRPLPGVELRLVDSDGDAEPVPLDPDDLGDAFDEDGGTGLVSIRGANLFSGYWPDGSHGPDEEGWFRTGDVGYLDTDGDLHLVDRANDLIIVNGFNVFPHEVENVISMLDEVVEAGVVGVVDERTGEAVKAVVVPAPGASLSEQQVVEHCAEHLAGYKVPHTVEFAESLPHSATGKLRRLRLR; from the coding sequence GTGCCCACTTTGCTCGCCGAGGCCGCCCGTCAGTGGCCCGGCAAGGTGGCCGTCCAGGAGACCGGCGGAGGGGTCGCGCTGACCTGGGCGGAACTCGACAACGCCGCCAACGGGCTGGCCCGTGCCCTGCTCGACGCGGGAATCGAGCGCGGGGACAGGGTCGCGTTGCGGCTGCCGACGTCGGCCGCGTTCGCCGTCTCCCTGTTCGGGGCGCTCCGGGCGGGCGCGGTGGTCGTCCCGGTCTCGCCCCAGGGGCCGTCGGCCGAGCTGAACGGGCTGCTGGAGCACAGCGGCGCGCGGCTCGTCCTCGAACGCGAACCCGCCGAGGAACTCCCCGACGGGGTGACAAGCCTCTCACCGCCTGTTACTTCGGATGGAGCAGCCGAACCGGTCGACGCGTCCGGCGCCGGTGAGGACATAGCGGTCATCTCGTACACCTCCGGCACGACCGGACCGCCGCGTGGCGTGATGCTGTCGCACCGGGCGCTGCTGGCGAACCTCGACCAGCTGAGCCGGATCGTCCCGACGCCGCTCGTGCACGGCGACCGCGTGCTCATCACCATCCCGTTGTTCCACGTCTACGGCCTGGGCCCGGGCCTGCTGCAGACCACGGCGGTCGGCGCGACGGCGATCCTGTCCGAGCGTTTCCTCGCCGAGCGCACCCTGGCCGACTGCGCCGAGTACCGGGTGACGTCGATCGCCGGCGTGCCCGCGATGTACGCCGAATTCGCTGCGATGGACCCCGAGGAGCTCGGGCAGGGCCTCTCGACCGTCCGGCGGATGACGTCGGGCGCGGCGCCGCTGCATCCCAAGATCCTCACCGCGCTCCGCGGCGCCACCGGACTCGACGTCTACGAGGGCTACGGCCTCACCGAATGCGCGCCCGTGGTCACCACGACCCTGGTCACCGGCTACCCGAAGCCGGGTTCGGTCGGGCGGCCGCTGCCCGGCGTCGAGCTCCGGCTGGTCGACAGCGACGGCGACGCGGAGCCGGTCCCGCTGGACCCGGACGACCTCGGCGACGCCTTCGACGAGGATGGCGGCACCGGCCTGGTGTCGATCCGCGGCGCGAACCTGTTCTCCGGGTACTGGCCCGACGGCTCGCACGGCCCCGACGAGGAGGGCTGGTTCCGCACCGGCGACGTCGGCTACCTCGACACCGACGGCGACCTGCACCTGGTGGACCGGGCCAACGACCTGATCATCGTCAACGGCTTCAACGTCTTCCCGCACGAGGTCGAGAACGTGATCTCGATGCTGGACGAGGTCGTCGAGGCGGGCGTCGTCGGTGTCGTCGACGAGCGGACCGGTGAGGCGGTGAAGGCCGTCGTCGTCCCCGCTCCCGGCGCTTCGCTGTCGGAACAGCAGGTCGTCGAGCACTGCGCCGAGCATCTGGCCGGGTACAAGGTGCCGCATACCGTCGAGTTCGCGGAGTCGCTGCCGCATTCGGCCACCGGGAAGCTTCGCCGTCTCCGCCTCAGGTAA